Proteins encoded within one genomic window of Sphingomonas cannabina:
- a CDS encoding PadR family transcriptional regulator, with the protein MTGSTAALTELEGAVLSEIHHRANRTAFQVQRAFQRSPSTEWSGSAGAVYPAIRRLIEGGLITATPMAGGRKAQALEVTRAGVSALTAWACDPGRAAGVGLDPFRLRSGIWRTLPNKERRNALEAVAAEIRQDLARQGADDADTVERTRDELAVRLQRTRLDWIAEELKALG; encoded by the coding sequence ATGACCGGTTCAACCGCCGCGCTTACCGAGCTGGAAGGCGCCGTCCTGTCTGAAATTCATCATCGCGCGAACCGAACAGCATTTCAGGTCCAGCGCGCTTTTCAGCGCTCGCCGTCTACGGAATGGAGCGGGAGTGCGGGAGCCGTTTACCCCGCGATCCGGCGACTGATCGAAGGTGGCCTGATAACGGCAACCCCCATGGCGGGCGGGCGCAAGGCACAAGCCCTGGAAGTGACGCGCGCCGGGGTTTCAGCGCTCACCGCATGGGCTTGCGACCCCGGACGTGCGGCCGGAGTGGGCCTCGATCCGTTTCGGTTGCGATCGGGCATCTGGCGTACCTTGCCGAATAAGGAACGACGGAACGCCCTCGAAGCCGTGGCAGCGGAGATACGACAGGATCTCGCCCGCCAGGGGGCAGACGACGCAGACACGGTGGAGCGGACGCGGGACGAACTTGCCGTCCGCCTCCAGCGGACCCGGCTTGACTGGATCGCCGAAGAACTGAAGGCGCTTGGCTAA
- a CDS encoding serine hydrolase domain-containing protein, producing MVRLLLLSLALFATVAAPASALDQAIAAPVGDDRIRALEAFFTERSERDGLNGAILIARNGKPIYRKYIGLADGEAGRLVDADTEFELASIGKLFTATAVLQLVERRKIGLDASFASYFPDFPYPAVTVRQLLSHSSGLSDQDMAGFVEAYAPKLAPQPFTMRELISAIAQAQRTMKLKPGERWWYSNLGFQLLALLVEKQSGEALPEYLDAHVFGPAGMRHSYIKTALVNRADTPNFAQNYAWPHRWSRERVRLEGVRGYYAETLYGNASVIATADDLLRFDTALRKGVLLRPETLDLAYAPQRLADGSPTFVWLGIGGMGDADNGLGWFRFRDESLGRIVWHTGGMPGCQTILMRNLDDGITVILLNNADSENLYKSALSAMRILAGLPPLDEPVSLARIYGATLVDQGAEAARARVDQLRTNSTQYRLTESDLNNLGYALMEDGRMRNALAAFHTMTDLFPRSSNAFNSYGEGLEKAGLLEPALQAFRRSLELDANNTDSTGALERVEAALKASRQR from the coding sequence ATGGTTCGCTTGCTTCTCCTCTCGCTGGCCCTGTTTGCCACCGTCGCCGCGCCAGCTTCGGCACTTGATCAAGCTATTGCAGCTCCCGTCGGGGATGATCGGATCAGAGCCCTAGAGGCCTTCTTTACCGAGCGTTCCGAGCGCGATGGGCTGAATGGCGCGATTTTGATCGCTCGTAACGGAAAGCCGATCTACCGCAAGTATATCGGCCTTGCCGATGGGGAAGCGGGCCGGCTTGTCGATGCAGACACGGAATTCGAGCTTGCATCCATAGGCAAGCTCTTCACCGCAACCGCCGTGCTCCAACTGGTCGAGCGTCGCAAGATCGGGCTCGATGCGTCGTTCGCGAGCTATTTTCCCGACTTCCCCTACCCGGCGGTCACCGTCCGCCAGCTGCTGTCGCACAGTTCCGGCCTCTCCGACCAGGACATGGCGGGCTTCGTCGAGGCTTATGCCCCAAAGCTCGCCCCGCAGCCGTTCACGATGAGGGAGTTGATTTCGGCGATCGCTCAAGCCCAGCGGACAATGAAGCTGAAGCCCGGCGAACGCTGGTGGTATTCCAATCTCGGCTTTCAGCTGCTCGCGCTGCTCGTCGAAAAGCAGTCGGGCGAGGCACTGCCCGAATATCTCGATGCGCATGTGTTTGGGCCGGCAGGAATGCGCCACAGCTATATCAAGACTGCGCTGGTTAACCGTGCGGACACCCCGAACTTCGCTCAGAATTATGCCTGGCCACATCGCTGGTCGCGCGAGCGGGTTCGGCTTGAGGGCGTGCGCGGCTATTATGCTGAGACGCTCTACGGAAATGCATCGGTGATAGCCACCGCTGACGACCTGTTGCGGTTCGACACGGCGCTTCGCAAGGGTGTCCTGCTGCGGCCGGAAACGCTGGACCTGGCCTATGCACCGCAGCGCCTCGCCGATGGCTCGCCGACCTTCGTGTGGCTCGGCATCGGCGGGATGGGAGATGCCGACAACGGACTGGGCTGGTTCCGATTTCGCGATGAGAGTTTGGGCAGGATCGTATGGCACACCGGCGGCATGCCGGGATGCCAGACGATCCTGATGCGCAATCTGGACGACGGCATCACCGTGATCCTGCTCAACAACGCAGATAGCGAGAATCTCTACAAATCGGCGCTCTCGGCCATGCGCATCCTTGCCGGACTGCCACCACTGGACGAACCGGTGTCGCTTGCCCGAATCTACGGCGCAACGCTTGTTGATCAGGGCGCGGAAGCGGCAAGGGCCAGGGTCGACCAGCTTCGCACGAACAGTACGCAATACCGATTGACTGAGAGTGACCTGAACAATCTCGGCTATGCGCTGATGGAGGACGGCAGGATGCGCAACGCGCTCGCTGCGTTCCACACTATGACCGATCTGTTTCCGAGAAGCAGCAACGCCTTCAACAGCTACGGCGAGGGCCTAGAGAAGGCTGGCCTGCTCGAGCCGGCGCTCCAGGCATTCCGGCGCTCGCTCGAGCTGGATGCGAACAACACCGATTCCACCGGCGCGCTCGAACGGGTCGAAGCGGCGCTCAAAGCCAGTCGCCAACGATAG
- a CDS encoding family 43 glycosylhydrolase, whose product MKIVKAFVCAAMLLIPLAAAAQTPITSRFSADPSPHFFAGQFYVYATDDASNSGKYWDSTAWRLYTSKDMKTWVDKGAPLDVTVFKWAKPEAKAWAPEVAFRHGKYFFYAPIGGDKIGVAVGNQPEGPFRDARTDALIDKARDPNVGDEPIDPAVFLDKDGQAYLLFGTRVPKIVKLKSDMVTLDGPIRNLTINGFPRDDPKKMYGEAPFLHKRGGLYYFSFSTGWPGQIVYATATTPLGPYQYRGVILGYLPISTNHQAVLEHAGKSWLFYHDNLLPGGGSHRRSITYAPLRYNRDGAIEKVTRQTVEVEP is encoded by the coding sequence GTGAAGATTGTGAAGGCTTTCGTGTGCGCCGCGATGCTCCTCATACCCTTGGCGGCTGCAGCGCAAACGCCGATCACCTCTCGCTTCAGCGCGGATCCCTCGCCGCACTTCTTTGCCGGGCAGTTCTACGTTTACGCGACCGACGACGCTTCGAACTCCGGTAAGTATTGGGATTCCACAGCATGGCGACTGTACACTTCCAAAGACATGAAAACCTGGGTCGATAAGGGAGCGCCACTCGACGTCACGGTGTTCAAATGGGCGAAGCCCGAAGCGAAGGCCTGGGCACCTGAAGTCGCTTTCCGCCATGGCAAGTACTTTTTCTACGCGCCGATCGGCGGCGACAAGATCGGCGTCGCCGTTGGGAACCAGCCCGAAGGTCCGTTCCGCGATGCTCGAACCGATGCGCTGATCGACAAGGCACGCGATCCGAATGTGGGCGATGAACCCATCGATCCTGCGGTTTTTCTCGACAAGGACGGCCAAGCCTATTTGCTGTTCGGCACGCGCGTGCCGAAGATCGTCAAGCTGAAGTCCGATATGGTCACGCTCGACGGGCCGATCAGGAACCTGACGATCAATGGCTTTCCCCGTGACGATCCCAAGAAAATGTATGGCGAGGCGCCGTTTCTGCACAAACGCGGCGGACTCTATTATTTCAGTTTCTCGACCGGCTGGCCCGGCCAGATCGTCTATGCCACGGCGACGACGCCGCTCGGCCCTTACCAGTATCGCGGCGTGATTCTGGGCTATCTGCCGATTTCGACGAACCATCAGGCGGTACTGGAGCATGCAGGAAAGTCATGGCTGTTCTACCATGACAATCTGCTTCCCGGCGGCGGCAGCCACCGCCGGTCCATCACCTATGCGCCGCTGCGTTACAACCGCGATGGCGCCATAGAGAAGGTAACGCGCCAGACCGTAGAAGTAGAACCATAA
- a CDS encoding Crp/Fnr family transcriptional regulator — MSPDSPLLHSMVAKLARRYPLGPSDIDTLLALPHRIARLERGSFLVREGDKATHCRVLLSGFVYRHKCTGEGARQILSIHLRGDLVDLPNVMLDVADDNIQALTDVSVALIPAHEILTLALASPSIAKAMWADTMVDASILREWLLNIGQHNARQRIAHLICELALRQEDAGICDSGQYHWPLTQEQLGETTGLTSVHVNRTLQKLRAERLLRTSGRQLLVADWEGLKVAGDFRSGYLHLASATSSSIQPARSRDMLRAALRHSQEHAVSRPG; from the coding sequence ATGAGCCCAGATTCCCCCCTTCTCCATTCGATGGTCGCAAAGCTCGCGCGCCGGTACCCGCTCGGACCGAGTGATATCGACACGCTCCTCGCGCTTCCGCACCGGATCGCCCGACTCGAGCGCGGCAGCTTCCTCGTGCGCGAAGGCGACAAGGCGACGCACTGTCGCGTACTCCTGTCCGGCTTCGTCTACCGGCACAAATGCACCGGCGAGGGTGCGAGGCAGATCCTGTCTATTCACCTGAGGGGCGATCTGGTCGACCTGCCCAACGTGATGCTCGACGTAGCCGACGATAATATCCAGGCGCTGACGGACGTCAGCGTGGCGCTCATCCCTGCCCACGAGATCCTCACCCTGGCGTTGGCATCGCCGAGCATCGCCAAGGCGATGTGGGCGGACACGATGGTCGATGCATCGATCCTACGCGAATGGCTGCTCAATATCGGTCAACACAACGCTCGTCAGCGCATCGCCCACTTGATCTGCGAGCTGGCGCTTCGCCAGGAGGATGCGGGGATCTGCGACAGTGGCCAATATCATTGGCCGCTGACACAGGAACAGCTCGGCGAAACAACCGGGCTCACTTCGGTGCACGTCAACCGGACGCTGCAGAAGCTCCGCGCCGAACGCCTGTTGCGGACCTCAGGCCGACAACTACTGGTCGCCGATTGGGAGGGTCTCAAGGTCGCCGGCGATTTCAGGTCCGGCTATCTGCATCTCGCGTCCGCTACGTCGTCGTCCATCCAGCCCGCCCGGAGCCGTGATATGTTGAGAGCCGCTTTGCGTCATTCACAGGAGCACGCTGTCAGCAGACCCGGGTAA
- a CDS encoding response regulator: MAGSGRDGHHPITADEWRQIVDSAVDTAIITTDVDGKVTSWSKGAQRIIGWREDEMLGRTLERLFPDDIGAEALDREMRDALAIGRGGGAEGWRVRKDGTRFWATGEMTPIRDIGGEVVGFTKVLRDRSSQRQAEEALIEERRALEILNRAGSALAAETDLHELVQIVTDAGVELTGAAFGAFFYNVLNDAGESYMLYTLSGAPAEAFSQFPMPRNTPVFAPTFNGEGVVRSDDITKDPRYGKNAPRKGMPEGHLPVRSYLAVPVVSRTGEVIGGLFFGHGDVGVFTPESERGLAGLAAEAAVAIDNVRLFQALQLELTQRRTAEADLATSEDRLRLANEAADIGTWDFDPVSGKLRWDAKCKALFGLPPDAEVSYEGSFLAGLHPEDRERAHAAVQAALSPDGSGDYDIEYRTVGREDGVERWLAATGRAIFEDGRAVRFIGTAIDMTARKRTEERLRDLNDRLEERVAEEVARRGQAEEALRQAQKMEAVGQLTGGIAHDFNNLLTVVTGNIGMAKRALDAADIGDVRVHRSLDNAMKGAERASSLTQRLLAFSRRQPLAPKPIDPDKLVTGMSDLLQRSLGELVRLEIVTSPGLWRVEADPNQLESAILNLALNARDAMPEGGELTIETANVRLDEGYAAMQAEVPPGAYVMIAVTDTGTGMPRHVIERAFEPFFTTKEVGKGTGLGLSMIYGFVKQSGGHVKIYSEEGEGTTVKIYLPRLLTDPAEDEEQMRVGSGFEGSPRQETVLVVEDDDDVRTYTVECLRELGYRVLEAHDGASALRLLGRQDDWVDLLFTDVVMPGMSGSELAEKARELRSGLRVLYTSGYTRNAIVHGGRLDPGVEVVIKPFTFEVLAQKVRDMIDAGAGIGSVLIVEAEPTVRSLTAEALAGSGFRVEEAGTGSEALGKVRAAQGRYDAVVLDDALPDRSVDGLLRELRALHADLPIVIASQQRADELKEQFGDDRCVRVIAKPYKAGVLDQTLKELRVACAEREV; encoded by the coding sequence ATGGCCGGAAGCGGGCGCGACGGGCATCATCCGATCACCGCGGACGAATGGCGCCAGATCGTCGACAGCGCGGTCGACACGGCGATCATCACAACTGATGTGGACGGCAAGGTCACCAGCTGGAGCAAGGGCGCGCAGCGGATCATCGGCTGGCGCGAGGACGAGATGCTCGGCCGCACGCTCGAGCGGCTGTTTCCGGACGACATTGGCGCGGAAGCGCTCGATCGCGAGATGCGGGACGCACTTGCTATCGGCCGTGGCGGTGGTGCGGAGGGCTGGCGCGTCCGCAAGGACGGCACACGCTTCTGGGCAACCGGCGAGATGACACCCATCCGCGACATCGGTGGCGAAGTCGTCGGTTTCACCAAGGTGCTGCGCGATCGGTCCAGCCAGCGTCAGGCGGAGGAAGCCCTGATCGAGGAGCGTCGCGCGCTGGAGATCCTCAATCGCGCGGGATCGGCGCTCGCCGCGGAGACCGATCTCCACGAGCTCGTCCAGATCGTCACCGACGCCGGAGTCGAGCTCACCGGCGCCGCGTTCGGAGCGTTCTTCTACAATGTGCTGAACGATGCCGGCGAGAGCTACATGCTCTACACGCTGTCGGGCGCGCCCGCCGAGGCCTTCTCGCAATTCCCCATGCCGCGCAACACTCCCGTGTTCGCCCCCACGTTCAATGGCGAAGGCGTCGTCCGCTCCGACGACATCACCAAGGATCCGCGCTACGGAAAGAACGCGCCGCGCAAGGGCATGCCCGAGGGACATTTGCCGGTGCGCAGCTATCTCGCCGTGCCGGTAGTGTCGCGGACCGGGGAGGTGATCGGCGGGCTGTTCTTCGGTCACGGCGACGTCGGGGTCTTCACGCCCGAATCCGAGCGCGGCCTCGCCGGCCTCGCGGCCGAGGCAGCGGTCGCGATTGACAATGTCCGGCTGTTCCAGGCGCTCCAGCTCGAGCTGACCCAGCGACGTACGGCCGAGGCCGACCTGGCCACCAGCGAGGACCGGCTGCGCCTCGCGAACGAGGCAGCGGACATCGGCACCTGGGACTTCGATCCGGTCAGCGGGAAGCTGCGTTGGGACGCGAAATGCAAGGCGCTGTTCGGTCTGCCGCCCGACGCCGAGGTCAGCTACGAGGGGAGCTTCCTCGCCGGGCTCCACCCAGAGGATCGCGAGCGGGCCCATGCGGCGGTCCAGGCTGCGCTCAGCCCGGACGGCTCGGGCGACTACGACATCGAGTATCGCACCGTCGGTCGGGAAGACGGCGTCGAGCGCTGGCTGGCCGCGACCGGCCGTGCGATCTTCGAGGATGGGCGGGCAGTGCGGTTCATCGGCACCGCCATCGACATGACGGCGCGCAAGCGTACCGAGGAGCGATTGCGCGATCTCAACGACCGGCTCGAGGAGAGGGTAGCGGAAGAGGTCGCACGTCGCGGCCAGGCCGAGGAGGCGCTACGCCAGGCGCAGAAGATGGAGGCGGTCGGCCAGCTGACCGGCGGGATCGCGCACGACTTTAACAATCTGCTGACGGTGGTCACCGGTAATATCGGCATGGCGAAGCGGGCGCTCGACGCTGCCGACATTGGCGACGTGCGCGTGCACCGCTCGCTCGACAATGCCATGAAGGGCGCGGAGCGAGCGTCATCGCTGACGCAGCGCCTGCTCGCCTTTTCGCGCCGCCAGCCGCTTGCCCCCAAGCCGATCGACCCGGATAAGCTCGTCACCGGCATGTCCGATCTGCTCCAGAGGTCCTTGGGCGAGCTCGTCCGGCTCGAGATCGTGACCTCCCCCGGACTGTGGCGGGTCGAAGCCGATCCCAACCAGCTCGAGAGCGCGATACTCAACCTCGCGCTCAACGCGCGCGACGCCATGCCCGAAGGGGGCGAGCTCACCATCGAGACCGCCAATGTGCGGCTCGACGAAGGCTATGCAGCCATGCAGGCCGAAGTGCCTCCCGGCGCCTATGTCATGATCGCTGTCACCGACACCGGCACCGGCATGCCGCGCCATGTGATCGAGCGTGCGTTCGAACCGTTCTTCACGACGAAGGAGGTCGGGAAAGGCACCGGCCTCGGGCTCTCGATGATCTACGGCTTCGTCAAGCAATCGGGAGGGCACGTCAAAATCTACTCGGAGGAAGGCGAGGGGACGACCGTCAAGATCTATCTGCCGCGCCTGCTCACCGATCCGGCCGAAGACGAGGAGCAGATGCGCGTGGGGTCCGGATTCGAGGGGAGCCCCCGCCAGGAGACGGTGCTGGTCGTGGAGGACGACGATGACGTCCGTACCTATACCGTCGAGTGTCTGCGTGAGCTCGGCTATCGCGTGCTCGAGGCGCATGATGGCGCGTCCGCGCTCCGACTGCTGGGGCGCCAGGACGACTGGGTCGATCTTCTGTTCACCGACGTGGTGATGCCCGGCATGAGCGGAAGCGAGCTTGCCGAGAAGGCGCGCGAGCTCCGGTCGGGCCTGCGCGTCCTCTATACTTCGGGTTATACGCGCAACGCGATCGTCCACGGCGGGCGGTTGGACCCCGGAGTCGAGGTGGTCATCAAGCCGTTCACCTTCGAGGTGCTCGCCCAGAAGGTGCGGGACATGATCGATGCCGGCGCCGGCATCGGCAGCGTGCTGATCGTCGAGGCCGAGCCCACCGTGCGCTCGCTGACGGCGGAAGCATTGGCCGGAAGCGGGTTCCGTGTGGAAGAGGCGGGCACGGGCAGCGAGGCGCTCGGCAAGGTGCGGGCGGCGCAGGGGCGCTACGATGCGGTCGTGCTGGACGATGCGCTTCCCGATCGAAGCGTTGACGGCCTGCTTCGCGAACTGCGCGCGCTTCATGCCGACCTGCCGATCGTGATCGCTTCGCAGCAGCGCGCGGACGAATTGAAAGAGCAGTTCGGCGACGATCGCTGCGTTCGCGTGATCGCAAAGCCCTACAAGGCAGGCGTGCTCGACCAGACGCTCAAAGAGCTAAGGGTCGCGTGTGCCGAACGAGAAGTCTAG
- a CDS encoding hemerythrin domain-containing protein, with translation MAKQQFTDAIMLLKADHRDAEALFEKFEKAKGSARKRQIALELCTILKIHTIVEEELFYPAFRGKIDDDVLDEAHVEHDGAKILINDIESGSPDDEFFEAKVTVLGEDIKHHVREEEMPREGMFAQCRKTDVDLVALRDQMLARKEELLAQAKTAGLPAAKPSAVKLVPA, from the coding sequence ATGGCGAAGCAGCAGTTCACCGATGCCATCATGTTGCTCAAGGCAGATCACCGCGACGCGGAGGCGCTATTCGAGAAATTCGAGAAAGCAAAGGGAAGCGCCAGGAAGCGGCAGATCGCGCTCGAGCTTTGCACGATACTCAAGATCCATACGATCGTCGAGGAGGAGCTGTTCTATCCCGCGTTTCGCGGCAAGATCGACGATGACGTCCTCGACGAGGCGCATGTCGAGCACGACGGTGCCAAGATTCTGATCAACGACATCGAATCCGGATCACCTGACGACGAGTTCTTCGAGGCCAAGGTGACGGTGCTCGGTGAGGACATCAAGCACCATGTACGCGAGGAGGAAATGCCCAGGGAGGGCATGTTCGCGCAGTGCCGCAAGACGGATGTCGATCTGGTGGCGCTTCGCGACCAGATGCTGGCCCGTAAGGAGGAATTGCTCGCCCAAGCGAAAACGGCGGGTCTCCCAGCGGCGAAGCCGAGCGCCGTGAAACTCGTTCCTGCCTGA
- a CDS encoding MarR family winged helix-turn-helix transcriptional regulator, whose amino-acid sequence MKDYVAEMGGAALGARLRRLSATIDADASRVYAARGVRFEQRWFGVINQLALVGPLGVRQLADALGITHASVSETRQSLERAGLIASEADPSDARRRVLTLSPSGKALVAQLRPLWAAFDDAARALDAEAGRVTEALARLEDALARKSLFERIADGAASRI is encoded by the coding sequence ATGAAGGACTATGTTGCGGAAATGGGTGGTGCCGCGCTCGGCGCGCGCCTGCGGCGCCTGAGCGCGACGATCGATGCCGACGCCTCGCGCGTCTATGCCGCGCGCGGGGTCCGGTTCGAGCAGCGCTGGTTCGGCGTTATCAATCAGCTGGCGCTCGTCGGCCCGCTAGGCGTCCGACAGCTGGCCGATGCGCTTGGGATAACGCATGCTTCGGTCAGCGAGACCCGCCAGTCGCTCGAACGGGCGGGTTTGATCGCATCCGAGGCGGACCCTAGCGATGCGCGTCGGCGCGTGCTCACCCTTTCTCCGTCCGGCAAGGCCTTGGTCGCGCAATTGCGGCCGCTCTGGGCTGCCTTTGACGACGCGGCGCGAGCACTCGATGCCGAAGCCGGCAGAGTGACTGAGGCGCTGGCGAGACTTGAAGATGCACTCGCGCGAAAGTCACTGTTCGAGCGCATTGCCGATGGTGCAGCGAGTAGAATCTAG
- a CDS encoding serine hydrolase domain-containing protein encodes MILSRRHVLSGGLALACPQRAFAAQSLMPIDWLSRWLAAFNDPGAATYPEFIRRNIPSLVPYLDEDLGVREASGGFVLLRSEQTGPQEITAWVRDRNWERFSKVVLSIGGRLIDDLSFTGASEPAGFVVRRTSEGATVRALHEKLRTEAAAGRFSGSVLVAKGDHVLLREAYGAQDAGNTRAVTPATRFCIGSAGKMFTAVGVLQLVQAGRLSLTDTIAMRLPDYPDTPLARSVTVEQLLAHTGGTGDFFGADYDAHASELRTLSDFVRLFGRRDPLFPPGSRWGYSNFGFILLGAILEQISGQRWDAHLDQRVFRVAGMTATSAVASAEDTAVPLNGAAQTGLKPLSYYGGLPAGGGYSTVDDLHRFATALRAGALLDPAHRLLLTTPTVAAGSAQWSLGLRIAMRNGEASYGHRGSAPGVNADFAVYPHSGYTIIVLCNRGHPHASNPAEFVGARLPIT; translated from the coding sequence ATGATCCTATCGAGACGCCATGTCTTGAGCGGAGGGCTAGCGCTTGCCTGTCCGCAACGTGCTTTCGCCGCGCAATCGCTCATGCCCATAGACTGGCTGTCCCGGTGGCTGGCCGCCTTCAACGATCCCGGTGCCGCCACTTATCCTGAGTTCATCAGGCGGAACATTCCGAGCCTGGTCCCTTATCTGGACGAGGATTTGGGGGTGCGCGAGGCGTCCGGCGGCTTCGTCCTTCTGCGCAGTGAGCAGACAGGCCCCCAAGAAATCACAGCATGGGTCCGCGACCGCAACTGGGAGCGGTTCTCGAAGGTCGTGCTGTCGATCGGCGGCCGCCTCATCGATGACCTGTCCTTCACTGGCGCGTCCGAGCCGGCCGGCTTCGTCGTTCGGCGGACGAGCGAAGGCGCGACCGTCCGCGCACTTCACGAAAAATTACGCACAGAGGCGGCTGCCGGCCGGTTCTCGGGATCGGTGCTGGTCGCCAAGGGAGATCATGTCCTCCTGCGTGAGGCTTATGGCGCGCAGGATGCCGGAAATACGCGGGCCGTGACCCCCGCCACCCGCTTCTGCATCGGCTCGGCCGGCAAGATGTTCACGGCGGTCGGCGTGCTGCAGCTCGTGCAGGCTGGCCGGCTGAGCCTGACCGACACCATCGCGATGCGCCTGCCGGATTATCCCGATACGCCGCTTGCCCGATCGGTGACGGTCGAGCAGCTGCTCGCGCATACCGGCGGGACCGGGGACTTCTTCGGCGCCGACTACGACGCGCACGCGTCGGAGCTACGCACGCTATCCGACTTCGTCCGGCTGTTCGGACGGCGCGATCCACTGTTCCCGCCGGGCTCCCGCTGGGGCTACAGCAATTTCGGCTTCATACTGCTCGGCGCGATCCTCGAGCAGATATCCGGCCAAAGATGGGACGCCCATCTGGACCAACGTGTCTTTCGTGTCGCCGGCATGACGGCCACTTCGGCCGTCGCATCAGCGGAGGATACCGCCGTCCCGCTCAACGGAGCCGCGCAAACGGGATTGAAGCCGCTGTCCTACTATGGCGGACTGCCCGCCGGTGGCGGCTATTCGACGGTCGATGACCTGCATCGTTTCGCGACGGCACTGCGAGCGGGCGCCCTGCTCGATCCGGCCCACCGCCTATTGCTGACGACGCCCACTGTCGCGGCCGGAAGCGCGCAATGGTCGCTCGGCTTGCGCATCGCTATGCGTAACGGCGAGGCGAGCTATGGCCATCGCGGCAGCGCTCCAGGGGTGAACGCCGACTTCGCCGTCTATCCACATTCCGGGTACACGATCATCGTGCTGTGCAATCGTGGGCATCCTCACGCATCGAACCCGGCGGAGTTCGTTGGCGCTCGGTTGCCAATTACCTGA
- a CDS encoding serine hydrolase — protein MLKAIRLATRMAIFALLSASTPIATQTTPSLVSSQAAAIPDTPVGRKLRAYLEAFNSDEPERINEFFGEKSPPSGAPSANAGLRAATGGFDLVELQSATDNRIVAVLGERLWEGSYSQLTLEVDPLNGKIRAISLQPASAPANLPRIKRMTEGEALAALKAKLDRVAGSGDFAFSGAVRVSHNGRTVFDFVSGQADRENGIVNTSDSKFRIGSMNKMFTAVAILQLVDAGRISLNGTIGTYLRDYPNKELASQVTVRHLLTHTGGTGDIFGPEFDQHRLGLCEHSDYVALYGKRNAAFKPGERFAYSNFGYVLLGAIIEKVTGQSYFDYVRTHIYLPAGMTATGSLPETTHVPKRVVGYTTRGPTGPVKSGPNTDSLPCRGTSAGGGYSTVGDLIRFSEALRKNTLLNPRLLAEATRLQVAEGPYGYGFVERQVNGTRAFGHSGGAPGMAAELMVFPELGYAIAIAVNTDSQITTRIAQFVGARLPVAGGY, from the coding sequence ATGCTTAAGGCAATCCGCTTGGCAACACGAATGGCGATTTTCGCGCTACTGAGCGCGTCCACGCCCATCGCTACTCAGACGACCCCATCACTGGTCTCGTCCCAAGCCGCCGCTATCCCCGACACGCCGGTCGGCCGTAAACTGCGTGCCTACCTTGAAGCCTTCAACAGCGACGAGCCTGAGCGGATCAACGAGTTTTTCGGGGAAAAGTCTCCACCTTCCGGGGCGCCCAGCGCCAACGCAGGCTTGCGAGCCGCAACGGGCGGCTTTGATCTCGTTGAACTTCAATCCGCGACCGACAACAGGATTGTGGCGGTTCTTGGGGAGCGGCTTTGGGAAGGCTCCTATTCACAGCTCACTCTCGAGGTGGATCCGCTAAACGGCAAAATCAGAGCAATCTCACTCCAGCCGGCGTCGGCGCCCGCGAACCTGCCACGCATCAAGAGAATGACCGAAGGCGAGGCACTGGCGGCGTTGAAGGCGAAACTCGACCGGGTGGCAGGAAGCGGCGATTTTGCGTTCTCCGGAGCGGTACGGGTTTCCCACAACGGAAGAACGGTGTTCGATTTCGTCAGCGGTCAGGCTGATCGGGAGAACGGCATCGTCAACACATCCGATAGCAAGTTCCGTATCGGCTCGATGAACAAGATGTTCACTGCCGTCGCGATCCTTCAGCTTGTCGACGCTGGCCGTATTTCGCTGAATGGCACTATCGGTACTTACCTGAGGGACTACCCAAACAAGGAACTCGCCTCGCAGGTGACGGTCAGGCACCTGCTGACGCATACCGGAGGGACGGGAGATATTTTCGGTCCCGAGTTCGATCAGCACCGGCTTGGATTGTGCGAGCACTCCGATTACGTCGCATTATACGGCAAGCGTAATGCAGCCTTCAAACCCGGCGAACGCTTCGCCTACAGCAATTTCGGCTACGTGCTCCTGGGAGCGATTATCGAGAAGGTTACCGGCCAGAGCTATTTCGACTATGTGCGGACGCACATCTACCTACCGGCAGGAATGACCGCGACTGGATCTCTGCCAGAGACGACACATGTGCCGAAACGTGTGGTGGGCTACACCACCCGTGGCCCCACCGGACCGGTGAAGAGCGGCCCTAATACGGACAGCCTACCATGCCGAGGCACTTCGGCAGGTGGTGGCTACTCGACTGTCGGCGACCTGATACGCTTCTCCGAAGCGCTTCGCAAAAATACTCTTCTGAATCCCCGGCTGCTGGCTGAGGCAACGCGCCTGCAGGTTGCAGAGGGACCGTATGGCTACGGGTTTGTCGAGCGGCAGGTAAACGGCACCCGTGCGTTCGGTCACAGCGGCGGCGCGCCCGGTATGGCCGCCGAGCTGATGGTGTTCCCTGAGCTTGGCTACGCCATCGCGATCGCCGTCAATACCGATTCTCAGATCACTACCCGCATCGCCCAGTTTGTTGGCGCTCGATTGCCGGTTGCCGGGGGATATTGA